A region of Cyanobacteria bacterium GSL.Bin1 DNA encodes the following proteins:
- a CDS encoding YdiU family protein has product MNVATHNPFLNLAYETALETLGEDYYDRVAAAEFPQHFLRFRNDDLLPLLNLDPAQVNDEHFIEAFGQFQSVRPFLALRYHGYQFGNYNPFLGDGRGFIYGQIRGQDERLYDFGTKGSGQTPYSRNADGRLTLKGGVREVLAAEALHQLGVRTSRCLSLIETGELLWRNDEPSPTRASVMIRMSHSHIRFGTFERLNYLQRPDLIQRLLNHVIEQYYSHLKTSADSYAEFYAELVQRVAELVAQWMVAGFCHGVLNTDNMSITGESFDYGPYAFIPTYNPAFTAAYFDYSGLYCYGNQARICRWNLERLQRPLSLVMAQKDLDLGLANFESHYEATYRQLMAEKLGFVALSPTDAQTLVETTVNLLRDSQVPYHRFFAELGNWFSPQWREYPDLILENAAFIQQLQEQSTLWENWQTIYQRLLKQCDDDELQQVGLRLQAKNPQTALLRPVIESVWEPISLDNEWDPFYALLEQIRQKK; this is encoded by the coding sequence ATGAACGTGGCGACTCATAACCCTTTCCTCAACTTAGCCTACGAAACAGCACTAGAAACTCTCGGTGAAGACTATTATGATCGTGTTGCTGCAGCAGAATTTCCGCAACATTTTCTCCGCTTTCGCAATGATGATTTGCTTCCGCTTCTAAATTTAGATCCGGCGCAAGTCAATGATGAGCATTTCATTGAAGCCTTTGGACAATTCCAAAGTGTCCGCCCGTTTCTCGCCCTACGCTATCATGGCTATCAATTTGGCAATTATAATCCCTTTCTAGGTGATGGACGGGGTTTTATTTATGGACAAATTCGTGGACAAGATGAACGACTTTATGATTTTGGTACGAAAGGATCGGGGCAAACCCCTTATTCTCGCAATGCCGATGGACGACTGACTTTAAAGGGAGGCGTGCGAGAAGTGTTAGCGGCTGAAGCGTTGCATCAATTGGGAGTGCGCACCTCTCGTTGTTTAAGTCTGATTGAAACCGGCGAGTTACTGTGGCGCAATGATGAACCCTCTCCGACTCGTGCTTCGGTGATGATCCGCATGAGTCATTCCCATATTCGCTTCGGCACCTTTGAGCGCTTAAACTACTTACAGCGTCCGGATTTAATTCAGCGATTGCTGAATCACGTCATTGAACAATATTATTCCCACTTAAAAACCTCTGCTGATTCCTATGCGGAATTTTATGCGGAGTTAGTGCAGCGAGTTGCAGAGTTGGTGGCGCAATGGATGGTGGCGGGCTTCTGTCATGGCGTCCTCAATACTGATAATATGTCGATTACTGGAGAAAGCTTTGATTATGGTCCTTACGCTTTTATTCCTACCTATAATCCCGCTTTTACCGCTGCTTATTTCGATTATTCGGGTCTTTATTGTTATGGGAATCAAGCGCGAATCTGTCGCTGGAATTTAGAACGGTTACAGCGTCCCCTAAGTCTAGTCATGGCACAAAAGGATTTAGATCTCGGTTTAGCTAATTTTGAAAGCCATTATGAAGCCACTTATCGTCAATTAATGGCAGAAAAGTTAGGCTTTGTTGCTCTCTCCCCAACCGATGCCCAAACTTTGGTAGAAACAACTGTCAATTTATTGCGGGATTCCCAAGTGCCTTATCATCGCTTTTTTGCTGAACTCGGGAATTGGTTTAGTCCGCAGTGGCGAGAATACCCAGACCTGATTCTAGAAAATGCAGCGTTCATTCAACAATTACAGGAACAGTCAACTCTCTGGGAAAACTGGCAAACGATTTATCAGCGATTATTAAAGCAATGCGATGATGATGAACTGCAACAAGTAGGGTTACGTCTGCAAGCTAAGAATCCACAAACGGCTTTGTTACGCCCTGTGATTGAATCGGTTTGGGAACCGATTAGTTTAGATAATGAATGGGATCCCTTTTATGCCTTATTAGAACAGATTCGTCAGAAAAAATAA
- the ictB gene encoding putative bicarbonate transporter, IctB family, whose protein sequence is MTIEKTSSDLSLSRWRGGSFVYRLVGLFSPWREGSYLLQWAEPLGMVIMGLVLALAPFVSSTLVGVLLIAGAGYWGILTLSERNIIGLTPIHLLVLLYWGIATVAVAFSPVKAEAFSGWVKLTLYLLWFALSARVLRLPSLRNWTIALYLLVSLVISVYGIRQEIFGVEQLATWNDPESELAEATRAYSYLGNPNLLAGYLLSAIALSLSALWVWQTWLQKGVALTALLANTYCLYATDSRGGWIAMVGLLTIYLLLLYYWYRDTLPQFWRIWLLPLVFAFFVGLILAAITFVEPLRLRVMSIFAGREDSSNNFRLTVWYAVLEMIRDRPGLGIGPGNEAFNAVYPLYQRPNYTALSAYSIYLEIIVETGLIGFSVFLGLLGTLAYHGWQKIRSLRAIGEREGFWVIGAIAAIAGMLTHGLVDTVWYRPEISTLWWLMVALVASYYPQIDSADNN, encoded by the coding sequence ATGACTATTGAAAAGACGAGTTCTGACCTTTCTCTCTCCCGTTGGCGCGGGGGAAGTTTTGTGTATCGGTTAGTGGGGTTATTTTCCCCGTGGCGGGAGGGGAGTTATCTGTTGCAATGGGCGGAACCACTGGGTATGGTAATCATGGGGTTAGTATTGGCATTAGCCCCTTTTGTCTCTTCAACATTGGTGGGAGTATTGCTCATTGCAGGGGCTGGATATTGGGGAATTTTAACCCTATCCGAACGTAATATTATTGGTTTAACTCCCATTCATCTTTTGGTTTTGTTGTATTGGGGAATCGCGACGGTAGCAGTTGCTTTCTCTCCGGTGAAAGCCGAAGCGTTTAGCGGTTGGGTAAAGTTAACCCTCTATTTATTATGGTTTGCTCTCTCGGCGCGGGTGTTAAGATTGCCTTCCCTTCGCAATTGGACGATCGCGCTGTATCTGTTAGTTTCCCTGGTCATCAGTGTCTATGGCATTCGGCAAGAAATTTTTGGCGTGGAACAACTGGCGACTTGGAATGATCCGGAGTCGGAATTAGCTGAAGCAACCCGGGCTTACAGTTATTTAGGCAATCCCAACTTACTGGCTGGCTATTTACTCAGCGCGATCGCGCTATCTCTCTCCGCACTCTGGGTTTGGCAGACTTGGCTGCAAAAAGGCGTTGCCCTCACGGCTTTATTAGCCAATACCTACTGTCTCTATGCAACGGACTCTCGTGGCGGCTGGATTGCAATGGTCGGGCTATTAACGATTTATCTCTTACTCCTCTATTACTGGTATCGCGATACCTTACCGCAGTTTTGGCGAATCTGGTTACTGCCGTTAGTCTTTGCCTTTTTCGTGGGCTTAATCTTAGCAGCAATTACCTTCGTGGAACCGTTGCGACTGCGAGTGATGAGCATTTTTGCCGGACGAGAAGACAGCAGCAATAATTTCCGATTAACGGTTTGGTATGCCGTCTTGGAGATGATTCGCGATCGTCCTGGGCTGGGAATTGGACCCGGAAATGAGGCTTTTAACGCGGTTTATCCCCTTTATCAACGCCCAAACTATACGGCTTTGAGTGCCTATTCCATTTACTTGGAAATTATCGTGGAAACGGGCTTGATCGGCTTTAGCGTGTTTTTAGGGTTACTGGGAACCCTTGCCTATCACGGTTGGCAAAAAATCAGGTCTTTGCGGGCAATTGGCGAACGAGAAGGCTTTTGGGTCATTGGCGCGATCGCTGCAATCGCCGGAATGTTAACCCACGGTTTAGTGGATACCGTATGGTATCGCCCCGAAATTAGCACCCTTTGGTGGTTAATGGTGGCTTTAGTCGCTAGCTATTATCCGCAAATTGATTCTGCTGATAACAACTAA
- a CDS encoding ATP-binding cassette domain-containing protein produces MNSTLIRLEDISKVYGTANTAVHALNHINLTIEEGEYCAIMGASGSGKSTAMNVIGCLDRPTSGRYYLDNQNVSQLPNATLAEIRNRKIGFVFQQFHLLPHLTAADNVILPMIYAGVSPQDRKDRAVAALEKVGLGSRLQNKPNQLSGGQQQRVAIARAIVNNPRLLLADEPTGALDSRTVKEVLDIFQELHDSGITVVMVTHEVDVARQSKRIVWFRDGEVIYSHLTPEEMLEVAVS; encoded by the coding sequence ATGAATTCAACGCTGATTCGCCTCGAAGATATTTCTAAAGTCTATGGCACTGCCAACACGGCTGTTCATGCTCTCAATCATATCAATCTCACGATTGAAGAGGGAGAGTATTGTGCCATCATGGGCGCGTCAGGTTCCGGTAAATCAACAGCGATGAATGTGATTGGCTGTTTAGATCGTCCGACGAGTGGACGCTATTACCTCGATAACCAAAATGTGTCCCAGTTGCCCAATGCCACCTTAGCCGAGATTCGGAACCGGAAAATTGGGTTTGTGTTTCAACAGTTTCACTTGCTCCCTCACCTCACCGCAGCAGATAATGTGATTTTACCGATGATTTATGCTGGGGTTTCCCCCCAAGATCGTAAAGACCGAGCGGTTGCAGCGTTAGAAAAAGTGGGGCTGGGGAGTCGTTTACAGAATAAACCCAATCAACTTTCAGGGGGACAACAACAACGGGTTGCTATTGCTCGCGCGATCGTTAATAATCCCCGTTTATTGCTTGCAGATGAACCCACAGGTGCTTTAGACTCCCGCACCGTGAAAGAAGTGTTAGACATTTTCCAAGAACTTCACGATAGCGGAATTACTGTGGTGATGGTTACCCACGAAGTCGATGTTGCTCGTCAAAGCAAGCGAATTGTCTGGTTTCGCGATGGCGAAGTAATTTATTCTCATCTCACCCCAGAAGAAATGTTAGAAGTTGCGGTATCCTGA
- a CDS encoding Uma2 family endonuclease: protein MNAIKIPTGFKVTPEQFDELAVSNSEVRMELTAEGELIVMPPTGGTAGRKNFKLNVLFGVWVEQDGTGVGFDSSTIFVLPSGARRSPDVAWVRWERWNALTSEQQDGFPHIAPDFVIELVSPSDLKSQRYEDLQQKMQEYLDNGVRLGWLIEPNTKTVEIYRLGKTVEILQSPKTLMGEDVLPGFTLELEPIWS from the coding sequence ATGAATGCCATCAAAATTCCGACAGGGTTTAAGGTAACACCTGAACAGTTTGATGAACTTGCGGTTTCTAACAGTGAGGTTCGTATGGAGTTGACAGCAGAAGGAGAACTGATTGTTATGCCGCCCACTGGAGGAACAGCCGGGAGAAAAAACTTTAAGTTAAATGTCCTGTTTGGCGTTTGGGTGGAACAAGACGGAACAGGAGTCGGTTTCGACTCATCAACAATTTTTGTTCTTCCTAGCGGGGCGAGACGGTCTCCCGATGTGGCTTGGGTGAGATGGGAGCGTTGGAATGCTCTAACTTCAGAACAACAAGACGGCTTTCCGCACATTGCGCCTGATTTTGTAATTGAGTTAGTCAGTCCGAGCGATTTGAAGTCTCAGCGCTACGAAGACTTGCAACAAAAGATGCAGGAATATCTAGACAATGGCGTGAGATTGGGATGGCTAATTGAACCAAACACGAAAACCGTAGAAATTTATCGTCTCGGGAAAACGGTTGAGATTCTGCAAAGCCCAAAAACACTAATGGGAGAAGATGTATTACCTGGCTTTACACTTGAGCTAGAGCCGATCTGGAGCTGA
- a CDS encoding alpha/beta fold hydrolase: protein MFNYSLPSAVQLLSVPSSIELVQKIQYKAVFTSLQTDPFSIAYTSQGEGDPPLVLLHGFDSSQLEFRFLCPELTADRQTWTIDLPGLGFSLRPTKVSVNPLTIKTALYAFWKSAIFRPMVLIGASMGGAVAIDFTLTYPDIVEKLVLIDSTGYTNAPAFVQFLVPPLDHLGVAYLRWRKLLAIQLSQLSGADASWLDLLHCATLHQEMPGWQESLLEFNKSGGYNFLPVRMADINQQTLILWGEHDQVLGIEDASKFAKSIINSQLVWIANSGHAPHIEQPQVTAQQILSFSAV, encoded by the coding sequence ATGTTTAATTACAGTTTACCTTCTGCGGTGCAACTTCTTTCAGTCCCCTCTTCAATTGAGTTAGTACAAAAAATACAGTACAAAGCTGTCTTTACTTCGTTACAAACTGACCCTTTTTCAATTGCTTACACCAGTCAAGGAGAAGGTGATCCACCACTGGTTCTTCTTCACGGGTTTGATAGTTCCCAATTAGAATTTCGCTTTCTTTGTCCTGAACTGACTGCTGATCGGCAAACTTGGACAATTGATCTGCCTGGATTGGGATTTAGCCTCCGTCCTACGAAAGTTTCTGTTAATCCCTTGACCATTAAAACAGCATTGTATGCTTTTTGGAAAAGTGCAATTTTTCGACCTATGGTGCTGATTGGGGCATCAATGGGCGGTGCAGTTGCTATTGACTTTACCTTAACTTATCCCGACATTGTGGAAAAACTGGTGCTCATTGATAGCACTGGCTATACGAATGCCCCAGCGTTTGTCCAATTTCTCGTTCCGCCCTTAGATCACCTCGGAGTTGCCTACTTGCGATGGCGAAAATTATTAGCCATCCAACTCAGTCAGCTATCGGGGGCTGATGCCAGTTGGCTTGACTTATTGCATTGTGCCACCTTACATCAAGAAATGCCGGGATGGCAAGAAAGTCTGCTTGAATTTAACAAAAGTGGCGGATATAACTTTCTACCGGTTCGCATGGCAGATATCAATCAACAAACTTTGATTCTCTGGGGTGAACACGATCAAGTTTTAGGGATAGAGGATGCTAGCAAGTTCGCCAAGTCAATCATCAATTCTCAATTGGTTTGGATCGCTAATTCAGGGCACGCTCCTCACATTGAACAACCCCAGGTCACAGCGCAGCAGATTCTTTCCTTTAGCGCTGTTTAG
- a CDS encoding biopolymer transporter ExbD, translating into MQIPNEPEKNLEINIVPMIDVIFSILAFFIISTLFLTRSEGLPVDLPQATTAQQQSKTEVTVTIQDNGKIALNQEEVSIQNLVPEVKKISQNSQETIVIVNADKAVSHGDVVNVMDQLRQVEGVKLAIATTSPSK; encoded by the coding sequence ATGCAAATTCCTAATGAGCCGGAAAAGAATTTAGAAATTAATATTGTGCCGATGATTGATGTCATTTTTTCAATCTTGGCGTTCTTTATTATTTCTACGTTATTTTTAACGCGGTCAGAGGGCTTACCCGTTGATTTACCGCAAGCAACTACAGCCCAACAACAGTCAAAAACAGAAGTAACTGTCACTATTCAAGACAATGGAAAAATTGCTCTCAATCAGGAAGAAGTTTCTATCCAAAATTTAGTCCCAGAAGTAAAAAAAATTAGTCAAAACAGTCAAGAAACCATTGTCATTGTCAACGCAGACAAAGCAGTTTCTCATGGCGATGTAGTCAACGTTATGGATCAATTACGACAGGTGGAAGGGGTCAAACTCGCGATCGCGACAACCTCTCCTTCTAAATAA
- a CDS encoding MotA/TolQ/ExbB proton channel family protein, protein MDINNFFTAGGVVSYPLLGFSILSLALIIERIVFWLRINRRQPRLVRDILRVYQDEPNLALQRLRNHGDLPIARIFLEALELEKPTPEEFRLALESAAQAEIPTLKRASTVFDTIISIAPLLGLLGTILGLITAFSNLQIGEIGGESTTAVTGGISEALVSTVMGLVVAIFTLLFANLFRGFYQRQLALIQEYGGQLELLYRRHYERGGKPRYANS, encoded by the coding sequence ATGGATATTAATAACTTTTTCACGGCAGGAGGCGTTGTTAGCTATCCCTTACTTGGCTTTTCCATTCTTTCTCTTGCCCTCATTATCGAGCGAATCGTCTTTTGGCTACGCATTAACCGCCGTCAACCCCGACTGGTACGAGATATTCTGCGCGTTTATCAAGATGAGCCCAATTTAGCATTACAACGTTTGCGCAATCATGGCGACTTACCCATTGCTCGGATTTTCCTGGAAGCTTTGGAATTAGAAAAACCCACCCCTGAGGAATTTCGCTTAGCCTTAGAAAGTGCCGCTCAAGCCGAAATCCCCACTTTAAAGCGGGCTTCTACAGTTTTTGACACGATTATTAGTATTGCACCCCTACTAGGACTATTAGGAACGATTTTAGGTTTAATCACGGCTTTTTCTAATTTGCAGATTGGCGAAATCGGGGGCGAAAGTACGACAGCAGTGACAGGGGGGATTAGCGAAGCCCTGGTTTCAACCGTAATGGGATTAGTTGTAGCAATTTTTACCCTTTTATTTGCTAACTTATTCCGAGGATTTTATCAGCGACAGTTAGCTTTAATTCAGGAATATGGCGGTCAATTAGAATTACTGTATCGTCGTCATTACGAAAGAGGAGGAAAGCCCAGATATGCAAATTCCTAA